In Fervidobacterium nodosum Rt17-B1, one genomic interval encodes:
- a CDS encoding ABC transporter ATP-binding protein: protein MPGSSVTISGVEKFYDDFHVLKNINLEIKENEFFSLLGPSGCGKTTLLRIIAGFEDVDSGDVLLDGKSIVDIPPNLRPVNTIFQSYALFPHLNVYENIAFSLRLKKLSENEIKQRVEWLLNLVRLEEHAKKKPSQLSGGQKQRVSLARALANEPKVLLLDEPVSALDAKLRQELLIELDNLHDKVGITFIYVTHDQSEAISVSDHVAVMNNGVIVQYGTPYEIYESPADPFVAMFIGESNLMKGIVKNIISENYVLIEFPSLGEIICYRDKPVKEGDSVLVTLRPEKIRITHTKPTLSEDSFTNVIHGIVDETIYMGYQTKYFVKTDNGFILRVYKQHVSYLLDEKIIQWKDEVFLYWNPDDSFIVEVEED from the coding sequence TTGCCTGGAAGTAGTGTTACCATATCTGGAGTTGAGAAGTTTTACGATGATTTTCACGTTTTAAAGAATATAAATCTTGAGATAAAGGAGAACGAATTCTTTTCCCTCCTTGGTCCATCAGGATGTGGTAAAACGACGCTTTTGAGAATAATCGCCGGTTTTGAGGATGTTGATAGTGGTGATGTACTTCTCGATGGTAAGAGTATAGTCGATATTCCACCAAATTTGAGACCTGTGAATACGATATTCCAAAGCTATGCATTATTTCCCCATTTGAATGTATACGAAAACATTGCCTTTTCTTTAAGATTAAAAAAACTTAGCGAAAATGAGATAAAGCAAAGAGTGGAATGGCTTTTAAACCTTGTAAGACTTGAAGAACATGCTAAAAAGAAACCATCTCAACTTTCCGGAGGCCAAAAGCAAAGAGTTTCGTTGGCTAGAGCTTTGGCTAACGAACCAAAAGTTTTGCTGTTAGATGAACCAGTTAGTGCACTTGATGCCAAATTAAGACAAGAACTACTTATCGAACTTGATAATCTGCACGACAAAGTTGGCATCACTTTTATATACGTAACTCATGATCAATCAGAAGCAATAAGTGTTTCAGATCATGTGGCTGTAATGAATAACGGTGTCATTGTTCAATACGGCACACCATATGAAATTTATGAAAGCCCAGCTGATCCATTTGTAGCGATGTTTATAGGTGAAAGTAATCTTATGAAAGGTATTGTAAAAAATATAATCTCAGAGAATTACGTGCTAATAGAATTTCCATCACTTGGTGAAATAATTTGCTATAGAGATAAACCGGTAAAAGAAGGAGATTCCGTACTCGTTACTTTAAGACCAGAAAAGATAAGGATAACCCACACTAAACCAACGTTGTCGGAAGATTCCTTTACGAATGTTATCCACGGAATTGTAGATGAAACGATATACATGGGATACCAAACAAAATACTTTGTTAAAACTGACAATGGCTTTATACTAAGAGTTTACAAACAACATGTAAGCTACCTTTTAGATGAAAAGATAATTCAATGGAAAGATGAAGTGTTTTTATATTGGAATCCGGATGACAGTTTCATAGTGGAGGTAGAAGAAGATTGA
- a CDS encoding ABC transporter permease, producing the protein MKTSRTLKKFQQYGYFYFMWLVLFFVIPVFVILAYSFYTRDFQGGIVHRFSLQGYKDILNVNYLTVFFRTVGISLISSAVSIILAVPVAYYIAYSKLKNFLLLLVIIPFWTNSLIRIYAWIFILGNNGLINQTLLKIGFISTPIKFMYNNFAVILVLVYTYLPFAILPLYSSIERLDKQIFEAAMDLGCTKRQVFFKVLLPNIKQGTVSAFVFVFIPSLGTYAVPELVGGKDSRMIGNEIARQLTTAKNWPAAAAISSILLVITIIAVLFFMYGGEKRETR; encoded by the coding sequence TTGAAAACAAGCAGGACTTTAAAAAAATTTCAGCAATATGGATATTTTTATTTTATGTGGCTTGTTTTGTTTTTTGTAATACCTGTCTTTGTAATACTCGCTTACAGTTTTTACACAAGGGATTTTCAAGGTGGTATTGTTCATAGATTCTCACTTCAAGGTTATAAAGATATATTGAATGTTAATTATTTAACAGTATTCTTTAGAACTGTTGGGATTTCTCTTATATCTTCTGCTGTTTCGATTATCTTAGCAGTACCAGTTGCTTATTACATAGCTTACAGCAAATTGAAAAATTTTCTATTACTTTTGGTTATAATACCATTTTGGACAAATTCACTTATAAGGATATACGCATGGATATTTATATTAGGAAATAACGGATTGATTAACCAAACCCTTTTAAAAATTGGCTTTATTTCAACGCCTATAAAATTCATGTACAATAATTTCGCAGTAATACTTGTTCTTGTTTACACTTATCTTCCTTTTGCTATACTTCCACTTTATTCTTCAATAGAAAGGCTCGATAAACAGATTTTTGAGGCAGCTATGGATCTTGGCTGTACAAAAAGACAAGTGTTTTTCAAAGTTTTATTGCCTAATATAAAGCAAGGTACAGTATCTGCTTTTGTCTTTGTTTTTATACCTTCACTTGGGACTTACGCTGTACCAGAATTGGTTGGAGGCAAAGATTCCAGAATGATTGGTAATGAAATAGCAAGGCAATTAACAACTGCCAAAAATTGGCCAGCCGCTGCTGCGATATCCTCTATACTTTTAGTAATAACTATAATTGCTGTGCTTTTCTTCATGTATGGAGGCGAAAAACGTGAAACCAGGTAA
- a CDS encoding ABC transporter permease, giving the protein MKPGNFARLVLILILLFFYIPIFILVIFSFNSSKSPEWTGFSLKWYYQLFTSSRHIWRTFFNSLIVGISASLISSIIGTLGAISMYLGSKKFKKILWTTTYIPFVIPDIIIGVSLLVFFSAIKLQLSLFTIFLAHVTFSIPYTMMIILTRLEDFDKSVIEAAYDLGATSFVALRKVIIPIALPGIVAAFFMAFTLSIDDFVITFFVAGPGSTTLPLQIFSMVRFGISPVINAISTLLLVGTIFISIFLRKYVRYII; this is encoded by the coding sequence GTGAAACCAGGTAATTTTGCTAGGTTAGTTCTTATTTTAATATTGCTTTTCTTCTATATTCCGATATTTATATTAGTTATTTTCTCATTCAACTCTTCCAAATCTCCAGAATGGACTGGATTTAGTTTAAAATGGTACTACCAATTATTCACATCTTCTAGACATATTTGGAGGACTTTTTTCAATTCGCTAATAGTAGGAATTTCAGCGAGTTTAATTTCTTCCATCATCGGTACGCTTGGAGCTATATCGATGTATCTCGGTTCGAAAAAATTCAAAAAAATTCTTTGGACAACCACTTATATACCATTTGTCATACCTGATATTATAATTGGTGTCTCACTTTTAGTATTTTTCAGCGCAATAAAGCTTCAGCTTAGTTTATTCACAATATTTTTAGCTCACGTGACGTTTTCGATTCCTTACACTATGATGATTATTTTGACAAGATTAGAAGATTTTGATAAAAGCGTTATAGAAGCTGCCTACGATCTTGGTGCAACAAGTTTTGTCGCGCTCAGAAAAGTTATAATACCCATAGCACTACCTGGTATTGTAGCTGCATTCTTTATGGCTTTTACTTTATCTATAGATGATTTCGTCATAACATTCTTTGTCGCCGGGCCAGGTTCAACGACATTACCATTACAAATCTTTTCCATGGTTAGATTTGGTATTTCCCCTGTTATAAATGCTATATCTACGTTACTTCTTGTTGGAACAATTTTTATAAGTATATTCTTAAGAAAATATGTAAGGTATATCATATAA